TGGTTTTATCCGGCGGCGAACCCTTGTTGCGCGACGATATTTTCGATATTGCCGCTTACGGCACCGATCAGGGCCTGCGCATGTGCATGGCCACCAACGGCACATTGGTGACTGATGCGATCTGTCGTGAAATGAAGTCCGCCGGGATCCGCATGGTTTCGCTGTCCCTGGATGGCTCCCGCGCTGCCATCCACGACGACTTTCGCCGTTGCCCTGGGGCTTTTGATGCCACTATACGCGCGGCCGAGACCTTGCGCCGCAATGGTCTCCCTTTTCTGATAAACTCTTCTTTTACAAAACGCAACCAGGCGGACATCGCCGCCACCTTTGCGTTGGCCAAAAAGCTCGGGGCTGTAGCCTGGTACCTGTTCATGATCGTGCCGACCGGGCGCGGCGAGGATATTCTGGACGAACTGATCAGCGCCGCCGATTACGAAGACATCCTGGCCTGGCACTACCGGCAGGAGCGGGACGAACAGGACATTCTCATGCGGCCGACCTGCGCTCCCCACTATTACCGCATCGCACCGCAACTGGCGCAAGCCGACGGTCAGCGTCTGGCAAGGCGCAGCCTGTCGTTTTCCACCGGTGGCGGCAAGGGCTGCCTGGCCGGACAGAGCATCTGTTTTATCGATGCTTTCGGGGATCTCAAACCCTGTTCCTATTTTCCCCGGGCCGTTGGTAACGTCAAACAGACCCCGTTT
This DNA window, taken from Syntrophotalea carbinolica DSM 2380, encodes the following:
- a CDS encoding radical SAM/SPASM domain-containing protein — its product is MRLNDTAQQFLPKWIAWESTRRCNLQCIHCRCSSDADAPDGSFGTEEAFRLIDDICTVSKPVLVLSGGEPLLRDDIFDIAAYGTDQGLRMCMATNGTLVTDAICREMKSAGIRMVSLSLDGSRAAIHDDFRRCPGAFDATIRAAETLRRNGLPFLINSSFTKRNQADIAATFALAKKLGAVAWYLFMIVPTGRGEDILDELISAADYEDILAWHYRQERDEQDILMRPTCAPHYYRIAPQLAQADGQRLARRSLSFSTGGGKGCLAGQSICFIDAFGDLKPCSYFPRAVGNVKQTPFRKLWFESSLLQELRDFSAYRGKCGVCEYLRTCGGCRARADAVYGDYLAEEPFCSYQPRKAGVLKDNNDA